Proteins co-encoded in one Strix uralensis isolate ZFMK-TIS-50842 chromosome 2, bStrUra1, whole genome shotgun sequence genomic window:
- the MED4 gene encoding mediator of RNA polymerase II transcription subunit 4: MAAAAAGGGGERSSTRDRLLAALEDLELLARELIEILAISRNQKLPQPGEESQILELLIQRDAEFQELMKLAVDQGKIHHEMQLLEKVVEKRDNDIQQLQKQLKEAEHILATAVYQAKEKLKSIEKARKGAISSEEIIKYAHRISASNAVCAPLTWVPGDPRRPYPTDLEMRSGLLGQMNNPSTNGVNGHLPGDALAAGRLPDVLAPQYPWQSSDMSMNMLPPNHSNDFMLEPPGHNKENEDDVEVMSTDSSSSSSDSD; encoded by the exons atggcggcggcggcggccgggggaggTGGGGAGCGGAGCAGCACCCGGGACCGGCTCCTGGCGGCGCTGGAGGATCTCGAGCTCTTGGCCAG GGAACTGATTGAAATTTTGGCAATTTCGAGAAACCAGAAGCTCCCACAACCAGGAGAGGAGAGCCAG ATCCTGGAACTGCTGATCCAGAGAGATGCAGAATTTCAAGAGCTAATGAAGTTGGCAGTTGATCAGGGGAAAATCCATCATGAAATGCAGCTTTTAGAAAAGGTAGTAGAAAAGAGGGATAATGATattcagcagctgcagaaacaacTAAAAGAAGCAGAGCACATACTG GCAACAGCTGTTTATCaagcaaaggaaaagctgaagtcaattgaaaaggcaagaaaag GTGCCATTTCctctgaagaaataattaaatatgcCCATAGGATCAGTGCTAGCAATGCTGTTTGTGCCCCTCTGACGTGGGTACCAG gggACCCACGTAGGCCATATCCTACAGATCTGGAAATGAGGAGCGGTCTCTTGGGTCAGATGAACAACCCATCCACCAATGGAGTTAATGGACACTTACCAGGGGATGCACTTGCAGCAGGCAGACTGCCAG ATGTGCTTGCTCCTCAGTATCCTTGGCAGTCAAGTGATATGTCAATGAACATGCTACCTCCTAATCATAGTAATGACTTCATGTTGGAGCCTCCAGGACACAATAAAGAGAATGAAGATGATGTAGAAGTTATGTCAACAGACTCCTCAAGCAGCAGCAGCGACTCAGACTAG